The following are from one region of the Strix uralensis isolate ZFMK-TIS-50842 chromosome 4, bStrUra1, whole genome shotgun sequence genome:
- the LOC141942246 gene encoding carbohydrate sulfotransferase 9-like, with translation MNQKVLVFLLPNFIFGIFLFGFFCKRQKTLTGAFPDRTEDWLAIQNDRKSTLASVCLKNNLLKLRSKLDSHVANQLFVEHKHKFMYCEVPKVGCSNWKRTIFLLQADLNAEASEIEHDHIHQTSLIKKLVTYPPAIQKEFLNNYTKVMFTRHPLERLVSAYRDKLLHSEPFYSITVANQIRAMFRKNKNSSEKVSFQEFVNFIIAKPPSTLDIHWKPMFLLCDPCNIHYDVLGKYETLGLDSEHVLKVIGAPESLHYPSLKRYGSEKRTNGDITLEYLRQLNSEQIEKIKKLYEMDFFLFNYTMKYEDYFSLND, from the exons ATGAATCAGAAGGTGTTAGTTTTCCTTCtcccaaattttatttttggGATATTTCTCTTTGGGTTTTTCTGTAAGAGACAAAAAACCCTAACAG GTGCTTTTCCTGATCGCACAGAAGATTGGCTGGCAATTCAAAATGATCGCAAAAGCACACTGGCTTCTGTCTGCCTGAAGAACAACCTTCTTAAATTAAGAAGCAAATTGGATTCTCATGTTGCAAACCAGCTCTTTGTGGAGCACAAACATAAATTTATGTACTGTGAGGTGCCCAAGGTAGGCTGCTCCAACTGGAAGAGaactatttttcttctccaagcaGACTTGAATGCAGAAGCTTCAGAAATTGAGCATGACCACATCCACCAAACCTCGCTGATCAAAAAACTGGTGACTTACCCTCCTGCCATACAGAAGGAATTTCTGAACAATTATACCAAAGTGATGTTCACCAGACATCCCTTGGAACGTCTGGTTTCAGCTTACAGAGACAAACTTCTGCACTCTGAGCCATTCTACAGTATCACTGTTGCTAATCAGATTAGGGCAAtgttcaggaaaaacaaaaattcttctgaaaaagtgagTTTCCAGGAGTTTGTCAACTTCATTATAGCAAAACCGCCAAGTACTCTCGACATTCACTGGAAGCCAATGTTTCTGCTCTGTGACCCTTGCAACATTCACTATGATGTTCTGGGTAAGTATGAAACTCTTGGTTTAGATTCTGAGCATGTTCTGAAGGTCATTGGAGCACCAGAGAGCCTGCACTATCCCAGCTTGAAGAGGTATGGCTCAGAGAAACGAACTAATGGTGATATCACCTTGGAGTATCTCAGACAACTGAACTCAGAACAAATTGAGAAGATCAAAAAATTGtatgaaatggattttttcttgTTCAACTATACTATGAAATATGAGGATTATTTTTCCCTGAATGACTAA